In Eupeodes corollae chromosome 3, idEupCoro1.1, whole genome shotgun sequence, a single genomic region encodes these proteins:
- the LOC129950645 gene encoding piggyBac transposable element-derived protein 4-like has translation MEIRMIKALAFVPPGEVLEYFEAAYGALEFAESKKLAKWFKRNYLGSSSSRPRYSPDFWTTGAASETSFPRTQNSVEEWHRWLKVVVSQRHASIVVFLMANRENMAENEEKILEQWLNDELSIDEEEFEPNLGSVRNNSPNNHSENDFSDSGEEFLLTSDHDSNSDLSEDEEEDEAEAEVIEENTSGYFYGKNRFKWARAPPARNARVRSHNIIRLPGTTSRARPIDPYNPKESFEKIFDVDIKNTILKWTNIKMAALRIKYKSMDRFELRDCTEQELDAFLGLLIYSAVFKSNHEAVASLFATDGTGRDIFRLCMSSLRFYTLLLCLRFNNPEDRNDRKKTDPGCIVTDIINIFNKNSQANYSIGANATIDEMLVGFRGRCAFKMYIPSKPNKYGLKMQCLADSKTHYALNTYLYCGKNSDGLTLTAEERKFPIPVQACVRLCKPILNSNRNITTDNWYTSMELVNIMKSKGLTVVGTMRKNKREISKDFLPHKSRQVGSSLFGFTKDTTMVSFVPKKNKSVVLVSSMHHNNTVDDNTSKPEIILHYNSTKGGVDSVDQMCSVYSSSRRTRRWPMPVFYRLLDMSTLNAYIIQQSHERAAKMTRMMFLKGLAKIMCEPHMKERYYTQKLPVQLRMSIGTILKLQPVAQDSDESLKLERNKRKSCSLCPPNKKAKTVHLCGKCKMPICLTCSKPVCFSCL, from the exons ATGGAAATACGGATGATAAAAGCACTGGCTTTTGTGCCCCCAGGCGAGgttcttgaatattttgaagcAGCATACGGGGCCTTGGAATTTGCCGAAAGCAAGAAACTGGCAAAGTGGTTCAAAAGAAACTACTTGGGGAGCTCCTCATCGAGACCTCGATACAGTCCGGACTTTTGGACAACGGGTGCTGCTAGTGAAACTAGTTTTCCTAGAACCCAAAACAGTGTCGAGGAATGGCATAGATGGCTTAAGGTCGTAGTAAGCCAAAGACATGCAA GTATTGTGGTATTTTTAATGGCAAATCGAGAAAATATGgctgaaaatgaagaaaaaattttGGAGCAGTGGCTGAACGATGAATTGTCTATAGATGAGGAGGAATTTGAACCAAATTTGGGATCTGTGCGCAATAATAGCCCGAACAATCATTCAGAAAATGATTTCTCTGACAGTGGAGAAGAATTTTTGTTGACAAGTGATCACGATTCAAATTCTGATTTGtctgaagatgaagaagaagatgaagccGAAGCCGAAGTTATTGAAGAAAATACATCTGGATACTTCTATGGAAAAAACAGATTCAAATGGGCTAGAGCACCACCTGCAAGAAACGCTCGTGTCAGGAGCCATAATATAATTAGATTGCCTGGCACTACTTCTCGAGCCAGACCTATTGATCCATATAATCCAAAGGAATCATTCGAGAAAATATTTGATGTGGATataaaaaacacaatattaaAGTGGACAAACATCAAAATGGCAGCGCTcagaattaaatataaatcaatggACCGTTTTGAACTAAGAGACTGCACTGAACAAGAGCTGGATGCATTTTTGGGTCTTTTGATCTACTCAGCTGTATTCAAGTCAAATCATGAAGCCGTAGCATCGCTTTTTGCTACGGACGGTACAGGTCGAGACATTTTCCGCCTTTGTATGTCCTCATTGCGATTTTATACGCTTCTGCTATGTCTTCGTTTTAACAACCCAGAAGACAGAAATGACAGGAAAAAAACAGATCCAGGTTGTATAGTCACAgacattataaatattttcaacaaaaattcccAAGCAAACTACTCAATTGGAGCCAATGCAACTATAGATGAGATGCTGGTTGGTTTTCGCGGTCGCTGTGCATTCAAGATGTACATTCCAAGTAAGCCCAATAAATATGGATTGAAAATGCAGTGCCTTGCAGATTCGAAAACACATTATGCACTCAACACCTATTTATATTGTGGCAAAAATTCTGATGGCCTTACATTGACTGCGGAAGAAAGAAAATTTCCAATACCAGTGCAAGCTTGTGTGCGATTATGCAAGCCAATTTTGAACTCAAATCGTAACATCACGACAGACAACTGGTACACTTCCATGGAACTAGTAAATATAATGAAGTCCAAAGGTCTAACCGTCGTTGGAACAATGAGGAAAAATAAGAGGGAGATTTCGAAAGACTTTTTACCTCACAAAAGTAGACAAGTCGGGTCATCGCTTTTCGGATTTACAAAAGATACGACAATGGTGAGCTTTGtcccaaagaaaaacaaatctgtCGTCCTCGTTTCTTCTATGCACCATAATAACACTGTCGATGATAATACAAGCAAGCCTGAAATTATCCTTCACTACAATAGCACAAAAGGTGGTGTGGATTCTGTCGACCAAATGTGTTCTGTTTATTCAAGTAGTCGCAGAACTCGTCGTTGGCCAATGCCTGTTTTCTATAGGTTATTGGATATGAGTACACTGAATGCTTACATCATCCAGCAGAGCCACGAAAGAGCCGCGAAGATGACGagaatgatgtttttgaaaGGGCTTGCCAAGATTATGTGCGAACCCCATATGAAAGAGAGGTATTACACCCAAAAACTCCCTGTGCAACTGAGGATGAGCATTGGTACGATTCTGAAACTCCAACCAGTAGCTCAAGACAGTGATGAATCCTTAAAGTTGGAGAGAAACAAGAGAAAAAGTTGCTCTTTGTGTCCgccaaataaaaaagcaaaaactgtACACCTGTGTGGCAAGTGCAAAATGCCTATTTGCTTGACTTGTTCAAAACCAGTTTGTTTTTCATGCCTTTAA
- the LOC129950646 gene encoding uncharacterized protein LOC129950646: MSEVAKRCSRVTRAQKECLVQFMEDHKEFARGQFNCPNSHQSSLNMWEILALNLNAMGPITKSIDQWKKCWLDLKSGVRKQCNSRKAFFNRTEAGSIVDAPRNLNEFEEKILVIISTHAVDGDGLTPESGVASNTVNKTYPPYL; the protein is encoded by the exons atgagcGAAGTTGCAAAG AGATGTTCCCGGGTTACAAGGGCCCAAAAAGAATGCTTGGTGCAATTTATGGAGGACCACAAAGAGTTTGCCAGGGGGCAATTCAATTGCCCAAACTCCCACCAAAGCTCATTGAATATGTGGGAAATATTGGCGCTCAATTTAAATGCTATGGGACCCATAACAAAATCAATTGATCAGTGGAAAAAG tgTTGGCTTGACTTGAAGTCCGGGGTGCGGAAGCAATGCAACTCCCGGAAAGCATTTTTTAACAGAACGGAAGCTGGCAGCATCGTGGACGCGCCCCGAAATTTAAACGAATTTGAGGAAAAAATACTCGTAATAATCTCAACACATGCTGTGGATGGAGATGGGTTGACTCCCGAATCCGGGGTAGCTTCAAACACCGTAAATAAAACATATCCCccttatttataa